A single genomic interval of Terriglobus albidus harbors:
- a CDS encoding UvrD-helicase domain-containing protein produces the protein MSKRPADFAQRQAALNTRASVLVEAPAGSGKTGLLILRYLKLLADASVEQPEQVLAITFTRKATAEMKARVLGALAAAQSGSEPEGEEWEHKAQVHRTAVQALERDAQLGWHLLEHPGRLNIRTIDSVCTELARALPVLAGAGALQQPVDDASALYREAASRTLRLLGGEDAVLNDDIRLLLLHRDGNLSDCESLLAEMLALREQWGHIVPLTGDLTDKALDTEVRPRLEEAIERLICLELSKLLEMLGSELANRIARMAAAFGDEPAYESIPNPYVLCLGLTGHPEPLPHAVEHWKTFARMFTTGGGKAWRSGSIFNQKNMQVAASKALKQQFQYLLADVAQNEALLPQFKAVLRLPDATYPDDQWQVAKALFRLLRAAMVELRLLFAERGQCDFSELSLAARAALDQDAEAASLAAGLGMRLQHLLVDEMQDTSTSQYDLLEKLTEGWDGISQTLFLVGDPKQSIYLFRQARVERFLETMQLKKLGTIQLEVVQLTTNFRSQHHLVKEFNRHFTPIFAEDAIAYTEAAPHLEAGGKEPIRWHAWVSSATQLSPEGKREARQQTRAFAREIAALAKHEVGSKAVLVRDRKHLLEIIAAFRAEGIPYRAVEIDSLAERIEVLDLLALTRTILHPADRPAWFAVLRAPWCGLSLAEMHLLAGQDDHAWRHVPVPRLLTERIALLAPEAAARAGRTWEVLQASIAERGTQSTARWVERTWRSLGGDVGLTPEALTNAEAFFRLLDTLESTGASLTTLPDRLQKLYATPEHRPDAVDLLTIHKSKGLEWDVVFVPALERKSGITGSRALSWLELESNSHLVLLSPIAPREEEKDALTSWIKNIHNQREAHERKRLFYVAATRAKRSLHLFALAHTSAKNTVEPQSGTLLQAAWPAAQTHFAPVLDPGLPFPALDEMEQESSAGETGNGLLRLPAALDPMAWLARPDKLGVPLEPSYQRPQGGIEARAFGNVVHLLVESMANAIARGEEPDVTQWHPRAHALLRTEGIAPDDLPRQTREVVRALESMLLDPQGRWLLQPHLAAASEYALEDETGRQLRTDRTFFAGAAPLALGKEALWIVDFKSSENSGNDTDAFLAAQKRLYAPKMMEYAQTQRAQLGAETPIILALYFPLLPALIHWQAE, from the coding sequence ATGAGTAAGCGGCCCGCGGATTTTGCTCAGCGCCAGGCGGCGTTGAATACGCGTGCGTCCGTGCTCGTCGAGGCGCCAGCCGGTTCCGGCAAGACAGGTCTGCTGATTCTGCGCTATCTGAAGCTGTTGGCCGATGCCTCCGTGGAGCAGCCGGAGCAGGTGCTCGCGATTACCTTCACCCGTAAGGCAACGGCCGAGATGAAGGCTCGGGTGTTGGGAGCTCTGGCGGCTGCACAATCCGGATCGGAACCCGAAGGCGAGGAGTGGGAGCACAAGGCACAGGTGCATCGCACGGCGGTGCAGGCGCTGGAACGCGATGCTCAGCTTGGATGGCACCTGCTGGAGCATCCGGGGCGGTTGAATATCCGAACCATCGATTCCGTTTGCACGGAGCTGGCGCGGGCATTGCCGGTGTTGGCTGGAGCCGGCGCTCTGCAACAACCCGTCGATGACGCATCAGCACTCTATCGCGAGGCGGCATCGCGCACACTGCGCCTGCTGGGCGGTGAAGATGCAGTGCTCAACGACGATATCCGCCTGTTGCTATTGCACCGCGACGGCAATCTGTCCGACTGCGAGTCGCTGCTGGCAGAGATGCTGGCCCTTCGAGAACAGTGGGGACATATCGTTCCGCTGACAGGCGATCTGACCGATAAAGCCCTCGATACGGAGGTTCGCCCACGGCTGGAAGAAGCAATCGAACGGCTGATCTGCCTGGAACTGAGCAAGCTGCTGGAGATGCTTGGCAGCGAGTTGGCAAACCGGATCGCACGCATGGCGGCTGCTTTCGGCGACGAGCCTGCGTATGAGTCGATTCCCAATCCCTATGTCTTGTGTCTCGGACTTACCGGACATCCCGAGCCCTTACCGCATGCTGTCGAACACTGGAAGACCTTTGCCAGGATGTTCACAACAGGTGGAGGCAAGGCGTGGAGGTCCGGATCGATCTTCAATCAGAAGAACATGCAGGTGGCGGCCTCAAAGGCTCTAAAACAGCAGTTCCAGTACCTTCTGGCGGATGTCGCCCAGAACGAAGCCTTGCTGCCACAGTTCAAAGCAGTATTGCGACTTCCCGACGCGACGTATCCCGACGATCAGTGGCAGGTAGCAAAGGCTCTCTTCCGCCTGCTGCGGGCGGCGATGGTAGAGCTGAGGCTGCTCTTCGCCGAGCGCGGGCAGTGCGATTTCTCTGAGCTGTCGCTGGCGGCGCGCGCCGCGCTGGACCAGGATGCGGAAGCAGCTTCGCTGGCAGCCGGGTTGGGCATGCGGCTGCAGCATTTACTGGTGGACGAAATGCAGGACACCTCCACCTCGCAGTATGACCTGTTGGAGAAGCTGACCGAGGGGTGGGACGGTATCAGCCAGACGCTGTTCCTCGTCGGAGATCCCAAGCAGTCGATCTATCTCTTTCGCCAGGCGCGCGTTGAGCGCTTCCTGGAGACGATGCAACTAAAGAAGCTGGGGACCATTCAACTGGAGGTGGTTCAGCTCACGACGAACTTCCGCTCGCAGCATCATCTGGTCAAGGAGTTCAATCGCCACTTCACGCCTATCTTCGCGGAAGACGCGATTGCCTACACAGAGGCGGCGCCTCATTTGGAGGCCGGTGGCAAGGAGCCTATCCGCTGGCATGCCTGGGTAAGCTCCGCAACCCAGCTCTCTCCAGAGGGCAAGCGGGAAGCCCGGCAACAGACCCGCGCCTTCGCCAGGGAGATTGCAGCCCTGGCAAAGCACGAGGTAGGGTCGAAGGCCGTCCTTGTTCGCGACCGCAAGCACCTGCTGGAGATCATCGCCGCCTTTCGGGCCGAGGGTATCCCCTACCGCGCGGTCGAGATCGACTCGCTGGCCGAGCGCATCGAGGTCCTGGATCTGCTGGCCCTGACGCGAACTATATTGCACCCGGCAGATCGTCCCGCCTGGTTTGCAGTCCTGCGGGCTCCGTGGTGCGGCCTATCGCTGGCTGAGATGCACCTGTTGGCCGGGCAGGACGATCACGCCTGGAGGCATGTACCCGTCCCCCGGCTGCTCACCGAGCGGATCGCACTCCTGGCACCCGAAGCGGCCGCACGGGCCGGGAGGACGTGGGAGGTGCTTCAGGCTTCCATCGCGGAACGTGGTACACAATCGACGGCACGCTGGGTCGAGCGAACCTGGAGGTCACTGGGAGGAGATGTCGGCCTGACTCCAGAGGCGCTGACCAACGCGGAGGCTTTCTTCCGTCTGCTCGACACCCTGGAATCGACAGGGGCTTCTTTGACGACACTGCCCGACCGGTTGCAGAAGCTCTACGCCACACCAGAACATCGGCCGGACGCAGTCGACCTGCTAACAATCCATAAGTCCAAGGGACTGGAGTGGGATGTCGTCTTCGTGCCGGCGCTGGAACGGAAGTCTGGCATTACGGGCTCGCGCGCGCTCTCATGGCTGGAGCTTGAGTCGAACAGCCACCTGGTGCTGCTCTCGCCGATTGCGCCCCGTGAGGAGGAAAAAGACGCACTCACATCCTGGATCAAGAACATTCATAATCAGCGAGAAGCTCATGAAAGAAAAAGACTTTTTTACGTTGCGGCAACCAGAGCCAAACGTAGCCTGCATCTGTTCGCGCTTGCCCATACGAGCGCGAAGAATACGGTAGAGCCCCAGTCAGGGACCCTGCTTCAGGCCGCATGGCCGGCCGCGCAGACCCACTTTGCTCCTGTGCTCGATCCCGGGCTTCCGTTCCCAGCGCTCGACGAAATGGAACAGGAAAGCTCTGCTGGCGAGACTGGAAATGGGCTCCTTCGGCTACCAGCGGCGTTAGACCCCATGGCGTGGCTGGCACGACCAGACAAACTGGGGGTGCCATTGGAGCCGAGCTATCAACGCCCCCAGGGCGGTATCGAAGCCAGGGCCTTCGGCAATGTGGTGCATCTGCTGGTCGAGTCCATGGCAAACGCCATTGCCAGAGGAGAAGAACCAGACGTCACTCAATGGCATCCCCGCGCGCACGCTCTGCTGCGAACGGAGGGCATTGCACCGGACGATCTACCACGTCAGACCCGGGAGGTGGTGAGAGCCCTGGAAAGCATGCTGTTAGATCCCCAGGGCCGCTGGCTACTGCAGCCGCATCTCGCAGCGGCGAGCGAGTATGCCCTGGAAGACGAGACCGGACGACAGCTGCGTACCGACCGCACATTCTTTGCCGGTGCTGCTCCGTTGGCTTTGGGGAAGGAGGCGCTGTGGATTGTGGACTTCAAATCCTCAGAGAACTCGGGGAACGATACAGACGCTTTCCTGGCTGCACAGAAGAGACTGTATGCGCCCAAGATGATGGAGTATGCCCAGACACAACGTGCACAGTTGGGGGCGGAGACACCGATCATCCTGGCGCTCTACTTCCCGCTGCTGCCCGCCCTTATCCATTGGCAGGCAGAATAG
- a CDS encoding YkgJ family cysteine cluster protein, whose translation MTDQDLIQITTAALASSAERAGQHLACHPGCHQCCIGVFPISQLDAHRLRLAYEASPKRAVIHARVQDAIARLSPDFPGDPATGLLDPDDPTFEDFANDEPCPVLDPVTGTCDLYEARPIPCRTFGPPMRTEDDGLAVCELCFTTATPEEIAAAEVDPTFLSLEEELNAQYEEKAGKHGPTLIAWALRE comes from the coding sequence ATGACCGACCAGGACCTCATTCAGATCACGACTGCAGCGCTGGCTTCCTCCGCCGAGCGCGCAGGGCAGCATCTCGCCTGTCATCCTGGCTGTCATCAGTGCTGCATCGGCGTCTTTCCCATCTCTCAGCTCGATGCCCATCGTCTGCGTTTAGCGTATGAAGCATCTCCCAAGCGAGCTGTGATCCATGCTCGTGTGCAGGATGCTATTGCCCGCCTGAGCCCTGACTTCCCCGGAGACCCGGCGACCGGACTGCTCGATCCGGACGATCCTACATTTGAAGACTTTGCCAACGATGAGCCCTGTCCGGTGCTCGATCCGGTTACCGGGACCTGCGATCTCTACGAAGCTCGCCCAATCCCCTGCCGGACCTTCGGCCCTCCTATGCGTACAGAAGACGATGGTCTCGCTGTCTGTGAGCTGTGTTTTACGACAGCGACACCAGAGGAGATTGCTGCCGCTGAGGTAGATCCGACGTTCCTGTCGCTGGAAGAAGAGCTCAATGCGCAGTATGAAGAAAAGGCAGGCAAGCATGGACCGACGTTGATCGCCTGGGCGTTGCGAGAATAA
- a CDS encoding PD-(D/E)XK nuclease family protein yields the protein MPFTVILEALQRGATILTGNQRAARSLSREYARHQRAQGLRVWQSPVILPWSAWTHTLWQQLLVDGHEHRLLLNPWQESELWRRIIADDERLSTLQSADSLAPLAQRAHTLMHRHRARRNLEVHNLNADQQAFLRWLHAFERTCRADACLSSAELESALLAKAGELRLAREYLLHGFDGLTPAQRVLLHTLRAQTTFSETPPIAITAHASLHAANSPDDELRYLAQQVRDRHAAEPSARIAVIVPDLQSQRSIVERAFRNTVAPWLNRVGNTAPAPFEFTLGTPLSQQPAIVAALRLIRWINRPLALDEVSSLLRSPFLKGAEEELLARADFDARVLHEQALVEPTLSADRLLSLIRTRHAPRLDRLEEVLHAIRRTSTRARSFSQWSTSLRALLEACGWPGDRSLDSAGFQLMERWQDLLDDLTSLDFTGGTYSFSHMLGALEQAAHSTLFSLRSLDAPIQIMGALESSGSTFDAIFFLNATNTAWPAPVSAHPLLPFALQRINAMPGADAATDIAQAQRITGRILSSAPTVVVTYAREFAEGEQLPSPLFTHLPQIDAMPQPISSPDVKLEPVDDTEAIPVPHGTLRGGSSLLRNQAACAFRAFAEGRLHTRAINDDSPGLTPRSRGNVTHAVLEHFWKDTVSQAALKSMPAAELAARVDQAIDDAFAQIAADASSWNRAYLSVQRERLRKLVLQWLEYEKKRCDFTVAGVEEKRENVAFGPLELTLRADRIDRTEEGLVLIDYKTGQAKPKSWLGDRPDEPQLPLYASLPTEEPVAAIAFATLRAGKELQLAGFQSAVRVLPRPDKHQPKEPFEKTLARWKDVLLRLAEEFYAGHAEVNPKNYPATCEFCEQRLLCRLNPANLDRDDEDAAEDEDE from the coding sequence GTGCCTTTCACCGTGATCCTGGAAGCGCTGCAGCGCGGCGCGACAATTCTGACCGGCAATCAACGTGCCGCCCGTTCGCTTTCGCGTGAGTACGCTCGGCATCAGCGTGCGCAAGGTTTACGTGTGTGGCAGTCGCCCGTCATTCTTCCCTGGTCGGCCTGGACACACACTCTCTGGCAACAGCTTCTTGTCGATGGCCATGAGCATCGCCTTCTACTCAATCCCTGGCAGGAATCGGAGCTGTGGCGTCGGATCATCGCTGACGATGAACGGCTCTCCACACTGCAATCGGCAGATTCGCTGGCACCGTTGGCGCAACGCGCCCACACGCTGATGCATCGCCATCGCGCCCGGCGCAATCTTGAAGTCCACAACCTGAACGCCGATCAGCAGGCTTTTCTTCGCTGGCTCCACGCCTTCGAACGCACGTGCCGCGCTGATGCCTGCCTCTCTTCCGCTGAGCTTGAGTCCGCCCTGCTCGCGAAGGCGGGCGAGCTCCGCCTTGCCCGAGAGTATCTGCTGCACGGTTTTGATGGCCTGACGCCCGCGCAGCGGGTATTGCTGCATACGCTGCGTGCACAGACCACCTTCTCTGAGACACCGCCAATCGCAATCACTGCACATGCATCGCTCCATGCAGCTAATAGTCCCGATGATGAACTACGTTACCTTGCGCAACAGGTGCGGGATCGACATGCTGCGGAGCCTTCGGCCCGGATCGCCGTCATTGTGCCCGATCTGCAATCGCAGCGATCAATCGTCGAACGCGCCTTCCGTAATACGGTCGCTCCCTGGCTCAACCGTGTCGGCAATACGGCTCCTGCGCCCTTTGAGTTCACACTTGGCACGCCACTCTCGCAACAGCCCGCCATCGTTGCTGCGCTGCGGCTGATACGTTGGATAAACCGGCCTCTCGCTCTCGACGAAGTCTCAAGCCTGTTGCGTTCTCCTTTTCTCAAAGGAGCCGAAGAGGAGTTGCTGGCGCGTGCAGATTTCGATGCGCGTGTGCTGCATGAACAGGCTCTCGTCGAACCCACGCTCTCCGCCGATCGCCTGCTCTCGCTGATCAGGACGCGGCATGCTCCGCGGCTTGATCGTCTGGAGGAGGTGCTCCACGCCATTCGCCGCACCAGCACGCGCGCGCGCAGCTTCTCCCAATGGTCCACCAGCCTTCGTGCCCTGCTTGAGGCCTGCGGATGGCCGGGAGACCGCTCGCTGGACTCCGCTGGTTTCCAACTTATGGAACGCTGGCAGGACCTGCTCGACGACCTGACAAGCCTCGACTTCACCGGCGGGACCTACAGCTTCAGCCACATGCTCGGCGCCCTGGAACAGGCCGCGCACAGCACGCTCTTCTCGCTGCGCTCTCTTGATGCACCGATCCAGATCATGGGCGCTCTTGAGTCTTCCGGCAGCACCTTCGATGCGATCTTCTTCCTGAACGCGACCAATACGGCCTGGCCTGCCCCGGTCTCCGCGCATCCTCTTCTGCCCTTCGCGCTGCAGCGCATCAACGCCATGCCCGGAGCTGATGCCGCGACCGACATCGCTCAGGCACAGCGCATCACGGGCCGGATCCTTAGTAGCGCACCCACGGTAGTGGTGACCTATGCCCGCGAATTCGCGGAGGGCGAGCAACTGCCGTCCCCTCTGTTCACTCACCTGCCGCAGATCGACGCCATGCCACAACCGATCTCATCCCCTGATGTGAAGCTTGAGCCAGTCGACGACACGGAAGCCATCCCGGTTCCACATGGGACGTTACGTGGCGGCAGCAGCCTTTTGCGCAATCAGGCAGCATGTGCGTTTCGCGCCTTTGCCGAAGGGCGCCTACATACGCGCGCTATCAACGATGATTCTCCGGGCCTGACTCCTCGTTCACGCGGCAATGTGACGCATGCGGTGCTTGAGCACTTCTGGAAGGACACCGTCAGCCAGGCCGCATTGAAGTCCATGCCAGCTGCAGAGCTTGCGGCACGTGTGGATCAGGCCATCGATGATGCCTTCGCACAGATCGCCGCCGATGCCTCTTCCTGGAACCGCGCCTATCTGAGCGTGCAACGGGAACGTTTACGCAAGCTGGTGTTGCAATGGCTGGAGTACGAGAAGAAACGGTGTGACTTCACCGTCGCCGGCGTCGAAGAGAAGCGCGAGAATGTCGCGTTTGGTCCGCTGGAACTGACCCTTCGCGCCGATCGCATCGATCGCACCGAAGAGGGCCTGGTACTCATCGACTACAAGACCGGCCAGGCGAAGCCGAAGTCATGGTTAGGCGATCGCCCAGACGAACCTCAACTTCCTCTTTATGCCTCTCTTCCCACGGAAGAGCCCGTTGCAGCCATTGCCTTTGCCACATTGCGCGCCGGCAAGGAGTTACAACTCGCCGGCTTTCAGAGCGCTGTTCGCGTACTGCCGAGGCCTGACAAACATCAGCCAAAGGAACCCTTCGAAAAGACCCTTGCCAGATGGAAGGATGTCTTGCTGCGGTTGGCCGAAGAATTCTATGCCGGCCACGCTGAGGTGAACCCGAAGAACTATCCCGCGACCTGCGAGTTCTGCGAACAGCGGCTTCTCTGCCGTCTGAATCCTGCAAACCTCGACCGGGATGACGAAGACGCAGCGGAGGATGAGGATGAGTAA
- a CDS encoding glycoside hydrolase family 28 protein, giving the protein MSKSLFALALPILMTGAAYAAPVCNVTQYGAKADGTTKNTAAIQKAIDDCSAKKGTVVLSGGTFVSGPLVLKSNITFRVEKGATLLGSADHDDYPKMEVLRAPGRQSLISSDHAENITITGGGLIDGNGESWWKEARATKNAGFVGGDTIFRPRLAVFNYSKHIKMEDITFQNSPSWQVVPYYCDDVIIRNVRILAPEHSPNSDAVDPFSTSNMIIDHLYADVGDDNIAIKSGLVNSPGPDAPSKNITITDCTFMHGHGLSIGSEIAGGAQNIRAERIHFDGTDQALRIKANRDRGADVSNIVFKDIDIKNVGMAILISEYYPKVLPPEGDSAQPVTRLTPLFHDITIENVTATNAKTTGVIIGLPESPVKNVVLKNVHLEGGAGFRISDATVTAENFTVKAEKGEAIIVLPSAKLTKK; this is encoded by the coding sequence ATGTCGAAGTCTCTCTTTGCCCTGGCCCTACCAATTCTGATGACAGGCGCTGCGTATGCGGCCCCGGTCTGCAATGTGACCCAGTACGGCGCGAAGGCCGACGGAACGACCAAAAACACCGCCGCGATTCAGAAGGCCATTGATGACTGCTCCGCAAAGAAGGGCACGGTTGTGCTCTCGGGCGGAACCTTTGTCTCCGGCCCCTTGGTGCTGAAGAGCAACATCACCTTCCGCGTGGAGAAGGGCGCGACGCTGCTCGGCTCCGCTGACCACGATGACTATCCGAAGATGGAAGTGTTGCGGGCACCGGGCCGGCAGTCGCTGATCTCGTCTGATCACGCGGAGAACATCACTATCACTGGTGGCGGTCTAATCGACGGTAATGGTGAGAGCTGGTGGAAAGAAGCTCGTGCGACCAAGAACGCCGGCTTTGTCGGCGGCGATACCATCTTCCGTCCGCGCCTGGCCGTCTTCAACTACTCCAAGCACATCAAGATGGAAGACATCACCTTCCAGAACTCACCTTCCTGGCAGGTGGTTCCCTACTACTGCGACGATGTGATTATCCGCAACGTTCGCATCCTGGCCCCGGAGCACTCACCTAACTCCGACGCGGTCGATCCGTTCTCGACCTCGAACATGATCATCGACCACCTGTACGCCGATGTGGGCGATGACAACATTGCCATCAAGTCCGGCCTGGTGAATTCTCCTGGGCCGGATGCTCCGTCGAAGAACATCACCATCACCGATTGCACCTTCATGCACGGCCATGGACTTTCGATCGGAAGCGAGATCGCCGGCGGAGCCCAGAACATCCGTGCTGAGCGCATCCACTTTGACGGCACCGATCAGGCGCTGCGCATCAAGGCCAACCGCGATCGCGGCGCCGACGTCTCGAATATCGTCTTCAAAGACATTGATATCAAGAACGTGGGCATGGCCATCCTGATCTCAGAGTATTACCCGAAGGTGCTTCCGCCCGAGGGCGATTCAGCCCAGCCGGTAACGCGCCTGACCCCGCTCTTCCACGACATCACCATCGAAAACGTCACCGCCACCAATGCCAAGACCACCGGCGTTATCATCGGCCTGCCGGAGTCGCCGGTGAAGAACGTCGTCCTGAAGAATGTACACCTGGAGGGTGGCGCCGGCTTCCGCATCAGCGACGCTACCGTCACGGCGGAGAACTTTACCGTCAAGGCTGAAAAGGGTGAGGCGATCATTGTTCTCCCTTCGGCCAAGCTGACGAAGAAGTAG
- a CDS encoding pyridoxamine 5'-phosphate oxidase family protein, producing the protein MAKQFSSIEPIHREFIEKQRIFFTASAAAEGHINLSPKDAAALRVIDPQAVFYLDQTGSGNETAAHLLRDGRLTLMFCALDGPPMILRLYGMGRIAKRGSKEYGDLLVAHFAGSERPGARQMIVLRVELVQTSCGYGVPRFEYVEDRATLTRWAESKSETELEEYRRLKNTRSIDGFPTGIDG; encoded by the coding sequence ATGGCGAAGCAGTTCTCCTCCATCGAGCCGATCCATCGCGAATTCATCGAGAAGCAGCGAATCTTTTTCACCGCCTCGGCTGCGGCGGAGGGGCACATCAACCTCTCGCCGAAGGATGCTGCCGCCTTACGTGTGATTGATCCGCAAGCGGTCTTCTATCTGGATCAGACGGGAAGCGGCAATGAAACCGCAGCGCATCTCCTTCGGGACGGCCGTCTTACTCTGATGTTTTGCGCGCTGGACGGACCGCCGATGATCCTGCGGCTCTATGGCATGGGACGAATCGCAAAGCGGGGATCGAAAGAGTACGGCGATCTGCTTGTCGCACATTTCGCGGGTTCCGAGCGTCCGGGAGCGCGGCAGATGATCGTGCTCAGAGTTGAGCTGGTGCAGACCTCATGCGGCTACGGAGTCCCCAGATTCGAATACGTCGAAGATCGCGCCACGTTGACCCGCTGGGCAGAGTCCAAAAGCGAAACCGAGCTTGAGGAGTACCGCAGACTCAAGAACACCCGCAGCATCGACGGGTTTCCCACCGGTATCGACGGGTAG